A single Candidatus Poribacteria bacterium DNA region contains:
- a CDS encoding tetratricopeptide repeat protein, translating to MNPEDKNYPLNEETRNRYGVAAYPAVLFVSSDGGLIQKASGFLTPEQFSPIMQDALAKEEVFSKKLDELKKKPDDAKLNAQVALTYLERNQLDKGVSFSEKAFAHDPKNRTKLIPDLHNQLGLAYGALVEAAMLANTEEAETHFEKAVSHFKTVIDTYPKSKAHEPAQYYLGVTYAIKGNFEDAIAVLEKLSRHAKDENIRQNAEVMLERVKDLASSN from the coding sequence GTGAATCCTGAAGATAAGAATTATCCGCTCAATGAAGAGACGCGGAATCGGTACGGTGTCGCTGCTTATCCAGCAGTCCTGTTTGTCAGTTCCGATGGGGGTCTCATCCAAAAGGCTTCAGGATTTCTCACACCGGAACAGTTTTCACCGATTATGCAGGATGCTTTGGCAAAAGAGGAAGTCTTTTCAAAGAAACTCGACGAACTCAAGAAGAAGCCAGACGATGCCAAACTCAACGCGCAAGTCGCGCTCACCTATCTCGAACGGAACCAGCTTGATAAAGGGGTCTCGTTCAGTGAGAAAGCGTTTGCGCATGATCCGAAAAATCGCACGAAGCTCATCCCCGACCTGCATAACCAATTGGGACTCGCTTACGGCGCGCTCGTTGAAGCGGCTATGCTTGCAAATACCGAAGAAGCCGAGACCCACTTTGAAAAGGCTGTCTCCCACTTCAAAACCGTCATAGACACGTACCCGAAAAGCAAGGCACATGAACCCGCTCAATACTACCTCGGCGTGACATACGCCATCAAAGGGAACTTTGAAGATGCGATTGCCGTGCTTGAGAAGTTATCCCGCCATGCCAAGGACGAGAACATAAGGCAGAACGCCGAGGTGATGCTGGAACGGGTCAAAGATTTGGCGAGTTCCAACTAA